The genomic segment CCACGAACTCCACCGCCCTCGGCACCTTGTAGTTGGCCATCTCGCGCCGGGACCAGGCGATCAGGTCGTCGGCCGTCACCAGGGACCCTCGCCGGCGGACGACGTACGCCTTGCCGACCTCGCCCAGCCGGGCGTCCGGGACTCCGATGACCGCCACGTCCGCGACGTCCGGGTGCAGGCCCAGCAACTGCTCGATCTCGGCGGGGTACGCGTTGAAGCCGCCGACGATGAACATGTCCTTGATGCGGTCGGTGATGCGGAGGTTGCCGTCGTGGTCGAGGACGCCGACGTCGCCGGTGCGGAGCCAGCCGTCGGCGGTGACCGCGCGGGCGGTCTCCGCGGGGTCCTCGAAGTAGCCGCGCATGACGTTGAAGCCGCGGACGAGGACCTCTCCGGGAGAGCCGGGCGGCAGGGCGGACCCCAGGGGGTCGACGACCCGCACCTCCGTCCCCGGGATCGCCCGCCCGGACGTCGACGCGATCACCGACGGCTCGTCGCCGCGCCGGCACATCGTGACGATGCCGGAGGCCTCGGACAGGCCGTACGCCGTCAGGACGGTGTCCACCCGGAGTTCCGCCCGCAGCCGTTCGACCAGGCGCAGCGGCACCACCGCCGCGCCCGTCACCACCAGGCGCAGGGTGCTCAGGTCGTGGTCGTCGCGGGCGGGGTGGTCCAGGAGGGACTGGTGGAGGGTCGGCGGGCCGGGGAGGACCGAGACCCGCTCGGCCGCCACGTTGGCCATCGCCGTCTCCACGTTGAACACCGGCTGCGGGATGATCGTCGCGCCCCGCATGAGGCACGCGATCACGCCCGCCTTGTAGCCGAAGGTGTGGAAGAAGGGGTTCACGACGAGGTAGCGGTCGCCCCGGCGGAGCCCGGCCAGTTCGCTCCACACCTCGTACGCCCGCAGGGTCTGCGCGTGGGTGATCACCGCGCCCTTGGGGCGGCCCGTGGTGCCCGAGGTGAAGATGATGTCGGAGGGGGAGTCACCGGTCAGCGCCTCCGACCTCGCCCGCACCTCCCCCGCCCCGACCCCGTCGCCGCCGGCGAGGAAGTCCTTCCAGGTACGGAAGTCGGCGGGGGCGTCGTCCGACAGCACCACCACCTGCTCCAGGTGCGGGAGTCCGGGCAGCGGACCGGGGGTCTCGCACACGCTCCCGGCCCCCGGCGCCCGCAGTCGGCCGGCGTCCGCCCCCGCCGCCCGCCGCAGCGAGGCCACGTACGAGGTCCCCAGGAACGTCCCGGTGATGAACAGCAGCTTCGCCCGGCTGCGCGCCAGGACGTCCGCCGCCTCGCCGCCCTTGAAGCGGGTGTTCAGCGGGACGAGCACCGCGCCCGCCGAGACCGCGCCGAGCGCGGAGACGATCCAGTCGAGGGAGTTCGGCGCCCAGAGGGCGACGCGGTCGCCGACCTCGACCCCGTTCGCGACGCACGCGGCCGCCGCGCGCTCCACCCGCGCGCCCAGTTCCGCGTACGACACCCGCGTACGGCCGTCGACGACGGCCTCGCCCGCGCCGAACCGTTCGGTCGCGGAGCGGACCAGCCCCGCAACGGTCACCCACTCCACGTCCCCGCGCCCATCCAAGTCACCGCGCACAGCAGGCCTCCGTACCCGAGAACCAGTGTCCCAGCATTAGCTGACTACCCGTCAGATTAGCTGTACCCTGACGGACTGTCAGCAGCCGGCCACTCGGCGGACAGCCCCTGGCTGCCGTCGGCCGGACAGCCCCTGGCCCATGCCCCTGTGCGGAGGTGTGCCCCATGGCTCCCATGGCCGTACTCAAGGACGCGACAGCGATCGTCGGCATCGGCCAGACCCCCTTCGCCAAACAACTACCGGAGACGGAAAGGGCGTTGGCGTGCCGGGCGATCCTGGCCGCCCTCGACGACGCGGGGGTGTCCCCGGACGAGGTCGACGCGCTCGCCTCGTACACGATGGAGGAGACGGACGAGGTCGAGGTCGCCAAGGCGCTCGGCCTCGGGGACCTCACCTTCTTCAGCAAGGTCGGCTACGGCGGCGGCGGTTCCTGTGCCACGGTCGCGCATCTCGCCGCCGCGATCGCCACCGGCCAGGCCACGGTCGGCGTCGCCTGGCGGTCCCGGAAGCGCGGCTCGGGCCCCCGGCCGTGGAAGAACACCGCGGTCCAACTCCCCACCCCGGCCCAGTGGACCCGCCCCTACGGCCTGCTCCGCCCGGCCGACGAGATAGCCATGCTCGCGCGCCGCCACATGCACGAGTACGGCACCACCCGCGACCACCTCTTCAACGTGGCCCTGGCCTGCCGCAACAGGGCGAACCAGAATCCCGCCGCGATCATGTACGAGCGCCCGCTGACCCGCGAGATGTACATGAACTCCCGATGGATCAGCGAGCCCCTCTGCCTCTTCGACAACTGCCTGGAGACGGACGGGGCGTTGGCGTGCGTCCTCGTCTCCGCCGAGCGCGCCCGCGACTGCCGCCGGACCCCCGTCTACGTCCACTCCGCCGCCCAGGGCCTGCCCGCCCAGCACCACGGCATGGTCAACTACTGGAACGACGACCCGCTGACCGGCCCCGCCTGGACCGCCGCCCGGCACCTGTGGAAACACGCGGACATCGCCCCGGACGACATCGACGTCGCCCAGATCTACGACGCCTTCACCGCCCTCATCCCCCTCTCCCTGGAGGGCTACGGCTTCTGCGCCCGCGGCGAGGGCGGTTCCTTCACCGAGGGCGGCGCCCTGGAGATCGGCGGCCGGCTACCCCTCAACACCTCCGGGGGCGGCCTCAGCGAGGCCTACGTCCACGGCTTCAACCTGATCACCGAGGGCGTACGGCAGCTGCGCGGCACGAGCACCGCCCAGGTGCCGGGCGCGGCGACCTGCCTGGTGACGGCGGGCGAGGGGGTCCCGACCTCGGCGCTCCTGCTCCGCAACTGAACATCGCCACAACGACACTACGAAGAAGGGGAGTTGAGATGCTCGCACCGGTGGTGGACGACGACGGCGCCCCCTTCTGGGAGTACGCCGCCCGAGGCGAACTGCGGATCCAGGCCTGCGCCGACTGCGGCGAACTCCGCTTCCCGCCCCGCCCCTGCTGCCCGCACTGCCGCTCGTTCGCGGCCGAGTGGCGCCGGGTGACCGGTCGCGGCCGCGTCTGGTCCTACGTCCGCCCCCACCCGCCCCTCCTCCCCGACTACGCCGAACAGGCCCCGTACCACGTCGTCCTCGTCGAACTGACCGACGCCCCCCGCATCCGCCTCGTCGGCAACCTGGTGACCGAGCCGGGCGCCCGCCTCGACTCCGTCCCCGTCGAACGCCTCCGGATCGGCGCACGGGTCCAGGTGGTCTTCACCGCCGCCGGCCTCCCTCAATGGGTACTGGAGCGACCGTGACCCTGCGCACGACGACGGACAAGGACACGGGCGTAGCGCTCCTGACCCTGGACCGCCCGGAGAAGCTGAACGCCCTGGACCTGGCCACGGCCGAACAACTCACGTCTGTTTGGCAGGAGTTGCGATTCGACGACACCGTACGGGCCGTCGTCGTGACGGGCGCCGGCGACCGCGCCTTCTGTACGGGCCTGGACAGGGACGCGGCAGCCGCCGTACCGCAGCCGAACTCCCCGTACACGATCGAGGATCCCCTCCTCAGGGTCGGCCCCAAGTCGAACGACCTGTGGAAGCCGGTGATCGCGGCCGTGAACGGCATGGCCTGCGGCGGGGCCTTCTACCTGCTGGGCGAGGCGGAGTTCGTCGTCGCCGACTCCTCCGCCACCTTCTTCGACCCCCACACCACCTACGGCATGGTCAGCGCCTTCGAGTCCGTCCTCATGGCGCAGCGGATGCCGTACGGGGAGGCCGCGCGGATGGCGTTGATGGGCACCGCCGAGCGGATGTCGGCGCGCCGGGCCTACGAGGTGGGGCTGGTGTCGGAGGTGACGGAACCCGGCGAGGCGGTCGCCGCCGCCGTTCGGTGCGCCGAGGTGATCGCCGGGTATCCGCCGGAGGCCGTCCAGGGCACGGTCCGGGCCTGCTGGTCCGCCCGGGAAGCGGCACGGGCGCACGCTCTCGCGTACGCCCCGCACCTGATCTCGCTGGGCAACCAACCGGCGCGATCCCAGGGGAAGTTGTTCGCCGCGCGGCGGCCGGGCGGGTTCCGGACGCGATGAGGGGGAGACGTGTTCAATCGTGGACATTTCGCGAAGCAAACGTGAAGTGTTTCACTCTTCGACTTCGCCTGCTTGAAGCGGCTCACGCGTTTTGCCCCCATGTGAGTCTCTGGTAAGTGGCTGGAGATGTACGTATGTTGCGACCTGATCGATTGATCACTCATATCCAGTCATAGCTCAACACCGCTTGGCGGGGGACACCACATATGAATACGCACGGGGGAAGACGTCGGCTCCGCAGAGCCGGCGTGGTGCTTTCCGCAGCCTTGATGCTGGCGGCGAGCACATCCGAGGGCGCGATGGCAGTGGCCGGCGGGAGTGCCGGCACCTCGGCCGTCGACGCCACCGAGGCCGTCAAGACCGCCGCATCGGGCGGAACGGCGGAAGAGGCCGGAGAAGGCGGAGCGGGCGAGGACACCGCGGCCCTGACCAAGGCCGCGCGCACGGGCAAGCTGGTGGAGATCGCCTCACTGCGCGGTGAGAGCAGCGAGGTGTACGCCACCCCGGAGGGGCACCTGGAGGCCCGGGAGCATCTGCGTCCGGTGCGGACGCGCGTAGACGGCGAGTGGCGGAACATCGACACCACGCTGGCGCGCGGCGCGAACGGAGCGGTCGCGCCCAAGGCCACCACCGTCGGCCTGACGTTCTCGGGCGGGGGTTCCGACCCGCTGGTGCGGATGACCAAGAACGGCCGGGAACTGGCGTTGTCCTGGCCCGAGAAGCTGCCCGCTCCCGAGCTGAGCGGGAACACCGTCACCTACCCGGACGTGCTGCCCGACGTGGATCTGCGGATGACGGCGCAGCAGGACGGCTTCACCCAGCTTCTGGTCGTCAAGTCGGCCGAGGCCGCGGCGAGCACGGAGCTGAACGAACTCCGCCTGAAACTGGACGCCGACGGCATGCGGGTCGAGGAGACGGAGGACGGCGGCCTCGCGGCGATCGACGAGGGCGCCGGAAGCGCGGTCTTCGAAGCCCCTCGCCCGGTGATGTGGGACTCCAGCGACAAGGCGCCCGCCACCACGGAACAGTCCTCGACACAGTCTGCCGACGAGGCCGCCTCGAAGGCGTCGTCGGTCTCCGCACCGCGCTCCACCACCGCGTCCGTCACGACGACCGCCGTCACCGCGGCCGACGACGGTGGGGACAACCCCGAGGCCGTCGCCGCCGAGTCCGCGAACGTGGCCCCGGTCGGTGTGGACGTCCCCGCCGCGCAGGACGCGTTGGTGCTGACGCCCGACAGGGACGTGCTCCGGGGCAAGGACACGGTGTACCCCGTCTTCATCGACCCCCAGTTCTACTCCCCGAAGGCCTCCGCGTGGACGATGGCCTCCGAGTACTGGGCGTCGTCGCCGCAGTGGAAGTTCAACGGCGAGTCGGACGCGGGCCTCGGGTACTGCAACTGGGCCTACTGCGCCCCGCACGACACCAAGCGGCTCTTCTACCGCATCCCGACCTCCAAGTTCGCGGGCCGGACCGTGCTGGAGGCCGAGTTCGTGGTCCGCAACACCTGGTCGGCGTCCTGCTCCGACCGGAGTGTGGAGCTGTGGCGCACCAAGGACATCTCCTCGTCGACGACCTGGAACTCCCAGAAAGCGTCCGGCTTCTGGATCGACCACCTCAAGACGGAGTCCTTCGCCTACGGGTTCACGGGCTGTGCCGCGAAGGACGCCGAGTTCAACGTGAAGTCCGCGATCCAGCTGGCGGCGGACAAGAAGTGGTCGACGATGACCTTCGGCATGAAGGCGGCGAGCGAGTCCGACGCCTACGGCTGGAAGCGGTTCTCGGACGACGCCTTCCTGCGGGTGCAGTACAACCGGCCGCCGCCGCAGGTGAAGATGTCGCAGCTGGTCATGGAGTACGGCGGTTCGTGCAAGAAGCCCGAGAACGCGCC from the Streptomyces sp. NBC_00310 genome contains:
- a CDS encoding fatty acid--CoA ligase family protein; this encodes MRGDLDGRGDVEWVTVAGLVRSATERFGAGEAVVDGRTRVSYAELGARVERAAAACVANGVEVGDRVALWAPNSLDWIVSALGAVSAGAVLVPLNTRFKGGEAADVLARSRAKLLFITGTFLGTSYVASLRRAAGADAGRLRAPGAGSVCETPGPLPGLPHLEQVVVLSDDAPADFRTWKDFLAGGDGVGAGEVRARSEALTGDSPSDIIFTSGTTGRPKGAVITHAQTLRAYEVWSELAGLRRGDRYLVVNPFFHTFGYKAGVIACLMRGATIIPQPVFNVETAMANVAAERVSVLPGPPTLHQSLLDHPARDDHDLSTLRLVVTGAAVVPLRLVERLRAELRVDTVLTAYGLSEASGIVTMCRRGDEPSVIASTSGRAIPGTEVRVVDPLGSALPPGSPGEVLVRGFNVMRGYFEDPAETARAVTADGWLRTGDVGVLDHDGNLRITDRIKDMFIVGGFNAYPAEIEQLLGLHPDVADVAVIGVPDARLGEVGKAYVVRRRGSLVTADDLIAWSRREMANYKVPRAVEFVGELPRNAGGKVVKGELRGS
- a CDS encoding lipid-transfer protein, translating into MAVLKDATAIVGIGQTPFAKQLPETERALACRAILAALDDAGVSPDEVDALASYTMEETDEVEVAKALGLGDLTFFSKVGYGGGGSCATVAHLAAAIATGQATVGVAWRSRKRGSGPRPWKNTAVQLPTPAQWTRPYGLLRPADEIAMLARRHMHEYGTTRDHLFNVALACRNRANQNPAAIMYERPLTREMYMNSRWISEPLCLFDNCLETDGALACVLVSAERARDCRRTPVYVHSAAQGLPAQHHGMVNYWNDDPLTGPAWTAARHLWKHADIAPDDIDVAQIYDAFTALIPLSLEGYGFCARGEGGSFTEGGALEIGGRLPLNTSGGGLSEAYVHGFNLITEGVRQLRGTSTAQVPGAATCLVTAGEGVPTSALLLRN
- a CDS encoding Zn-ribbon domain-containing OB-fold protein — its product is MLAPVVDDDGAPFWEYAARGELRIQACADCGELRFPPRPCCPHCRSFAAEWRRVTGRGRVWSYVRPHPPLLPDYAEQAPYHVVLVELTDAPRIRLVGNLVTEPGARLDSVPVERLRIGARVQVVFTAAGLPQWVLERP
- a CDS encoding enoyl-CoA hydratase/isomerase family protein — protein: MTLRTTTDKDTGVALLTLDRPEKLNALDLATAEQLTSVWQELRFDDTVRAVVVTGAGDRAFCTGLDRDAAAAVPQPNSPYTIEDPLLRVGPKSNDLWKPVIAAVNGMACGGAFYLLGEAEFVVADSSATFFDPHTTYGMVSAFESVLMAQRMPYGEAARMALMGTAERMSARRAYEVGLVSEVTEPGEAVAAAVRCAEVIAGYPPEAVQGTVRACWSAREAARAHALAYAPHLISLGNQPARSQGKLFAARRPGGFRTR